The proteins below are encoded in one region of Pseudonocardia sp. DSM 110487:
- the dcd gene encoding dCTP deaminase produces the protein MLLSDGDLRKEIDAGRLVLDPWDEAMLQPSSIDVRLDRFFRVFQNSRYTHIDPAQQQDELTSLVEPAADDPFVLHPGEFVLGSTFEVVSLPDDLAGRLEGKSSLGRLGLLTHSTAGFIDPGFSGHITLEFSNVANLPITLWPGMKIGQLCLLRLSNPAERPYGSQGVGSRYQGQRGPTPSRAYRNFHRADTRR, from the coding sequence GTGCTGCTGTCGGACGGTGACCTGCGCAAGGAGATCGACGCCGGCCGGCTGGTGCTCGACCCGTGGGACGAGGCGATGCTCCAGCCGTCGAGCATCGACGTGCGTCTTGACCGCTTCTTCCGCGTGTTCCAGAACTCCCGCTACACCCATATCGACCCCGCCCAGCAGCAGGACGAGCTGACCTCGCTCGTCGAGCCGGCGGCCGACGACCCGTTCGTGCTGCACCCCGGCGAGTTCGTGCTCGGCTCGACGTTCGAGGTGGTGTCGCTGCCCGACGACCTCGCGGGCCGCCTCGAAGGCAAATCGAGTCTCGGGCGGCTCGGCCTGCTCACCCACTCGACGGCCGGCTTCATCGACCCGGGCTTCAGCGGGCACATCACGCTGGAGTTCTCCAACGTCGCGAACCTGCCGATCACGCTGTGGCCGGGGATGAAGATCGGCCAGCTGTGCCTGCTCCGCCTCTCCAACCCGGCCGAGCGGCCCTACGGCAGCCAGGGTGTCGGCTCCCGCTACCAGGGGCAGCGGGGCCCGACGCCGTCCCGGGCCTACCGGAACTTCCACCGGGCCGACACCCGCCGATAG
- a CDS encoding class I SAM-dependent methyltransferase, protein MPHRHHEHDYLPAMTKDWLLPLYDPMTRLLGVQRIHRRLIELAAVEQGHRVLEIGCGPGGLVLRAQRMHPDAEVVGLDPDPLALARARRKAERAGLPVRFDQGKAGELPYPDESIDRVLSSFMFHHLDDAEKRRALAEVRRVLRPGGRLHLVDIAGHHHGPFGRRMQRNEHLRDNAGDGIPDRMREAGLSDVRTGERGRLRTTFYRASR, encoded by the coding sequence ATGCCCCACCGCCACCACGAGCACGACTACCTACCCGCCATGACCAAGGACTGGTTGCTGCCGCTCTACGACCCGATGACCCGGCTGCTCGGCGTGCAGCGGATCCACCGGCGCCTCATCGAGCTGGCCGCCGTCGAGCAGGGGCACCGCGTGCTCGAGATCGGCTGCGGCCCCGGCGGTCTCGTGCTCCGGGCGCAGCGCATGCATCCGGACGCGGAGGTGGTGGGCCTCGACCCCGACCCGCTCGCCCTCGCGAGGGCCCGGCGCAAGGCGGAACGCGCGGGCCTGCCCGTGCGCTTCGACCAGGGGAAAGCCGGTGAGCTGCCCTATCCGGACGAGAGCATCGACCGGGTGCTCTCGTCGTTCATGTTCCACCACCTCGACGACGCCGAGAAGCGGCGCGCGCTCGCCGAGGTGCGCCGCGTGCTGCGCCCCGGCGGGCGACTCCACCTGGTCGATATCGCAGGCCACCACCACGGCCCGTTCGGCCGCCGGATGCAGCGCAACGAACATCTGCGGGACAACGCGGGCGACGGCATCCCGGACCGCATGCGCGAAGCCGGCCTCAGCGACGTCCGTACCGGTGAACGCGGCAGGCTCCGGACCACCTTCTACCGGGCGAGCCGCTAG
- a CDS encoding aminoglycoside phosphotransferase family protein: protein MEQTGRRVRALVVHDGALLGALPPFDVTSPWWPDVEPVVAELDRRLGARTAVLRMVTAVGRSMRGGEVTYLAEALTPPPSAPEWDGAPDPGVLTPQEHRMRWAEPGGPARVLDWATAELHALDRSLTGPPVQVKSWNLSCLYRLPTTAGTVWIKCTPPFLAPEALAAGYVAEHDPDLVPTVLAATTDGGCTLMAEVPGNDCWNADAATVREVLPRYVAVQAALAGRELPGLPDRRVSTLASRAERLLAPDVTGELDPAERQALARFVAELPDRAATIVATGLPETLVHGDFHPGNWRSDGHRRVVFDWCEGSRGHPACDVLRLTEWLPAPLAAVATECWAAEWRTAVPGCDPGRAAELVRPVQHLEAALTYQQFLDGIEPDERPYHEGDPAEQIRMALAHLGT, encoded by the coding sequence GTGGAGCAGACCGGTCGCCGGGTTCGCGCGCTCGTGGTGCACGACGGCGCCCTGCTCGGCGCGCTGCCCCCGTTCGACGTGACGAGCCCCTGGTGGCCGGACGTCGAGCCGGTCGTGGCCGAGCTGGACCGGCGGCTCGGAGCCCGCACGGCGGTGCTCCGCATGGTCACGGCGGTCGGCAGGTCGATGCGGGGCGGCGAGGTCACCTACCTCGCCGAGGCGCTGACCCCACCGCCATCGGCACCCGAATGGGACGGTGCTCCCGATCCGGGTGTTCTCACGCCGCAGGAGCACCGGATGCGCTGGGCCGAGCCGGGCGGACCGGCGCGGGTGCTGGACTGGGCGACGGCCGAGCTGCACGCGCTGGACCGATCGCTCACCGGCCCGCCGGTGCAGGTCAAGTCCTGGAACCTCTCCTGCCTCTACCGGCTGCCCACGACGGCCGGAACCGTCTGGATCAAGTGCACGCCGCCGTTCCTCGCACCCGAGGCGCTGGCCGCCGGCTACGTGGCCGAGCACGACCCGGACCTCGTTCCCACGGTGCTCGCCGCCACCACCGACGGCGGGTGCACGCTGATGGCCGAGGTACCCGGCAACGACTGCTGGAACGCCGACGCCGCCACGGTCCGCGAGGTGCTGCCCCGGTACGTCGCCGTGCAGGCCGCGCTCGCCGGACGCGAATTGCCCGGGCTGCCCGACCGCCGCGTGTCCACGCTCGCCTCCCGCGCCGAACGGCTGCTCGCGCCGGACGTGACCGGAGAGCTCGACCCAGCCGAGCGGCAGGCGCTCGCCCGTTTCGTCGCCGAGCTGCCGGACCGCGCGGCCACGATCGTCGCCACGGGGTTGCCCGAGACCCTCGTGCACGGCGACTTCCATCCGGGCAACTGGCGCTCCGACGGTCACCGCCGCGTGGTCTTCGACTGGTGCGAAGGCAGTCGTGGCCACCCCGCTTGCGACGTGCTGCGACTCACCGAATGGCTACCGGCCCCGCTCGCCGCGGTGGCGACGGAATGCTGGGCGGCCGAGTGGCGCACCGCAGTGCCCGGGTGCGACCCCGGCCGGGCCGCGGAGCTGGTACGACCCGTTCAGCACCTCGAGGCCGCGCTCACCTACCAGCAGTTCCTCGACGGGATCGAGCCGGACGAGCGGCCCTACCACGAGGGCGACCCGGCGGAGCAGATCCGCATGGCGCTGGCTCACCTCGGCACATAG
- a CDS encoding UDP-N-acetylglucosamine 2-epimerase, with amino-acid sequence MTEFDAFPGPEHDHDVLLVAGSLPEVARLAPVATAFGQADRIRALTVATGPDPMSVHEAFEALGVPADVTVLLREPPAPQPAAIAATLMARLDEVLVDLDPSAVMVHGGGMTAAVAAQVAFWRQIPVVHLQSGVATDDLLCPFPQEANRRIIGQLASLFLVTAQSAVGSAVGPNAITVGETLTANPQPADLLFSRLVRRVWAGGPRLVLVGLDRPDSLGVLAGLPDLLEREPDIEIVLFGELAGHGAAYSLVEHERARVVRSVPLAELVQLVAASAVLVSDDPELVSDAPGLGTPAVLVDGPNIPQPGDSIRSILSPAVMTTVRQILATAGITPVTPSDGLAAARVEQAVAWMFGLCPSPYLGSPSPTNTQV; translated from the coding sequence ATGACCGAGTTCGACGCGTTCCCCGGCCCCGAGCACGACCATGACGTTCTGCTCGTCGCGGGCAGCCTTCCCGAGGTGGCTCGGCTCGCCCCGGTAGCCACGGCGTTCGGCCAGGCCGATCGGATCCGTGCCCTCACGGTGGCCACCGGTCCCGACCCGATGTCGGTGCACGAGGCCTTCGAGGCGCTCGGGGTACCCGCGGATGTCACCGTGCTGCTGCGGGAGCCGCCTGCCCCACAGCCGGCCGCGATCGCGGCCACCCTGATGGCGCGCCTCGACGAGGTGCTCGTCGACCTCGACCCGTCCGCCGTCATGGTCCACGGTGGCGGGATGACGGCGGCGGTGGCCGCGCAGGTCGCGTTCTGGCGGCAGATCCCGGTGGTGCACCTGCAGAGCGGCGTGGCCACCGACGACCTGCTGTGCCCCTTCCCGCAGGAGGCCAATCGGCGCATCATCGGCCAGCTCGCGTCGCTGTTCCTTGTCACGGCGCAGTCAGCGGTCGGCAGCGCGGTCGGTCCGAACGCGATCACGGTCGGCGAGACCCTCACGGCCAACCCCCAGCCCGCTGACCTGCTGTTCTCGCGCCTCGTGCGCCGGGTGTGGGCGGGCGGGCCGCGGCTGGTGCTGGTCGGGCTCGACCGCCCCGACTCGCTCGGCGTACTGGCCGGGCTCCCCGACCTGCTGGAGCGGGAGCCCGACATCGAGATCGTCCTGTTCGGTGAGCTGGCGGGCCACGGGGCCGCCTATTCGCTGGTGGAGCACGAGCGGGCCAGGGTGGTACGCAGCGTGCCGCTCGCGGAGCTGGTGCAGCTCGTGGCGGCGAGCGCCGTGCTCGTCTCCGACGATCCCGAGCTGGTGTCCGACGCGCCGGGCCTCGGCACACCCGCGGTGCTCGTCGACGGACCGAACATCCCGCAACCGGGCGATTCCATCCGCAGCATCTTGAGCCCGGCCGTCATGACCACGGTGCGCCAGATCCTCGCCACTGCCGGGATCACCCCGGTCACGCCGTCGGACGGGCTCGCGGCCGCGCGCGTCGAGCAGGCGGTCGCGTGGATGTTCGGGCTGTGCCCTTCGCCGTACCTCGGCTCGCCGTCCCCGACGAACACGCAGGTCTGA
- the dinB gene encoding DNA polymerase IV → MFVPGEASILHADLDAFYASVEQRDDPRLRGRPVIVGGGVVLAASYEAKACGVATAMGGRQALALCPHAIVVPPRMSAYADASKAVFEVFRDTTPLVEGLSIDEAFLDVGGLRRISGSPIDIAVRLRAEVRERVGLPITVGVARTKFLAKVASGVAKPDGLLVVPPDRELAFLHPLAVERLWGVGRITAAKLHEYGISSVGEVAALPESVLVSTLGRALGRHLHALAHNRDPRPVVVGRRRGSIGSQRAIGRGPHTPESIDAVVVGLADRVTRRMRKAHRVGRTVMLRLRFADFSRISRSHTLAQPTSGTIEVLAAVRALMARAQPLIRERGCTLVGIAVGNLDDDATMQLELPFDEGDADALDTALDEVHRRFGTSAVTRAVLLGRDQGFAVPLLPD, encoded by the coding sequence ATGTTCGTGCCCGGTGAGGCCTCCATCCTCCACGCCGACCTCGACGCGTTCTACGCCTCGGTCGAGCAGCGCGACGACCCCCGGCTGCGGGGGCGACCGGTGATCGTCGGTGGGGGCGTGGTGCTCGCGGCCAGCTACGAGGCCAAGGCGTGTGGGGTGGCCACCGCCATGGGCGGCAGACAGGCCCTCGCCCTGTGCCCGCACGCGATCGTGGTCCCGCCGCGGATGTCGGCGTACGCGGATGCGAGCAAGGCGGTGTTCGAGGTATTCCGGGACACCACGCCGCTGGTGGAGGGCCTCTCCATCGACGAGGCGTTCCTCGATGTCGGCGGCCTGCGCCGGATCTCCGGCTCGCCGATCGACATCGCCGTGCGGCTGCGGGCGGAGGTTCGCGAGCGCGTCGGCCTGCCGATCACCGTCGGCGTCGCCCGCACGAAGTTCCTGGCCAAGGTCGCGAGCGGGGTGGCCAAGCCGGACGGGCTACTGGTCGTCCCGCCCGACAGGGAGCTGGCGTTCCTGCACCCGCTCGCCGTGGAGCGGCTGTGGGGCGTCGGGCGGATCACGGCCGCGAAGCTGCACGAGTACGGCATCTCGAGCGTGGGCGAGGTCGCGGCGCTCCCCGAGTCGGTGCTCGTGTCGACGCTGGGCCGCGCGCTGGGGCGCCACCTGCACGCTCTCGCCCACAACCGCGACCCGCGCCCGGTCGTCGTCGGCCGCCGGCGCGGGTCGATCGGCTCTCAGCGGGCCATCGGGCGGGGGCCGCACACACCGGAGAGCATCGACGCCGTGGTCGTCGGGCTGGCCGACCGCGTCACGCGCCGAATGCGCAAGGCCCACCGGGTGGGCCGCACGGTGATGCTGCGGCTGCGGTTCGCCGACTTTTCCCGCATCTCCCGCTCCCACACCCTTGCCCAGCCGACGTCCGGCACCATCGAGGTGCTCGCCGCCGTGCGGGCTCTCATGGCCAGGGCGCAGCCGCTCATCCGGGAGCGCGGGTGCACCCTCGTCGGCATCGCCGTCGGCAACCTCGACGACGACGCCACGATGCAGCTCGAGCTGCCGTTCGACGAGGGCGATGCGGACGCGCTCGACACGGCCCTCGACGAGGTGCACCGCCGGTTCGGCACGTCGGCCGTCACCCGTGCGGTGTTGTTGGGGCGCGACCAGGGCTTCGCGGTGCCACTCCTACCCGACTGA
- a CDS encoding IniB N-terminal domain-containing protein encodes MADQSLWEFLLNLLSDPEARAEFNEDPEGTLRDAGFEDVSPHDLKDAIDLVNDQSDVTYEAPEVTNDDVTAKEYIQTVVNNVENNSYTEIDNSTSIEAGGDVTIDNSVDDHSIHGDGNASFDGDISDSNVAAGEDSIAGEDITSSEGDGNTFGDGNTTINGDGDNTVVGDDSNYVGEDANASFGGGDVSSTEFNGDVNVGDGSSFAAGGSSSSVSSDDDYTDNSVSDSGNTTTEYEDSFNSSSDDDSYSSSSDDDSYSSSSDDDNYNNEDSSSSVSAGHDVDIS; translated from the coding sequence ATGGCCGACCAGTCCCTGTGGGAGTTCCTGCTCAACCTGCTCAGCGACCCCGAGGCCCGCGCGGAGTTCAACGAGGACCCGGAGGGCACGCTCAGGGACGCCGGGTTCGAGGACGTCTCCCCGCATGACCTCAAGGACGCCATCGACCTGGTCAACGACCAGAGCGACGTCACCTACGAGGCCCCCGAGGTGACCAACGACGACGTGACGGCCAAGGAGTACATCCAGACGGTCGTCAACAACGTCGAGAACAACAGCTACACCGAGATCGACAACTCGACGAGCATCGAGGCCGGCGGCGACGTCACCATCGACAACAGCGTCGACGACCACTCCATCCACGGCGACGGCAACGCCAGCTTCGACGGCGACATCAGCGACTCCAACGTCGCCGCTGGTGAGGACAGCATCGCCGGCGAGGACATCACGAGCTCCGAGGGTGACGGCAACACCTTCGGTGACGGCAACACCACCATCAACGGCGACGGCGACAACACCGTCGTCGGCGACGACAGCAACTACGTCGGCGAGGACGCCAACGCCTCCTTCGGCGGCGGCGACGTCTCCTCCACCGAGTTCAACGGCGACGTCAACGTGGGCGACGGCTCGTCGTTCGCGGCCGGCGGCAGCAGCTCCTCGGTCTCGTCCGACGACGACTACACCGACAACAGCGTCAGCGACTCGGGCAACACCACCACCGAGTACGAGGACTCGTTCAACTCGTCGAGCGACGACGACAGCTACAGCTCCTCGAGCGACGACGACAGCTACAGCTCGTCGAGCGACGACGACAACTACAACAACGAGGACAGCAGCAGCAGCGTCTCCGCCGGCCACGATGTCGACATCTCCTGA
- a CDS encoding GNAT family N-acetyltransferase, with the protein MDRPRVTLREMTEDEYRSYVDEVQGAVVRELVATMSEDEARATAAGGIAQYLPQGAATPRHILVIAEDAAGEPVGNAWVGPDPHRAEGSDAAWLYDINVYPHARRNGYGSAILAEVEALVARDGMTRLGLNVVATNLAAIALYRKSGYAVSTMQMSKVLG; encoded by the coding sequence ATGGATCGACCACGCGTGACGCTGCGCGAGATGACCGAGGACGAGTACCGCTCGTACGTCGACGAGGTGCAGGGCGCGGTAGTCCGGGAGTTGGTCGCGACCATGTCCGAGGATGAGGCGCGCGCTACGGCGGCGGGTGGCATCGCGCAGTACCTGCCGCAGGGGGCTGCCACCCCGCGGCACATCCTCGTGATCGCCGAGGATGCGGCAGGTGAGCCCGTCGGGAACGCGTGGGTCGGGCCGGACCCGCATCGCGCCGAGGGCTCCGACGCAGCGTGGCTGTACGACATCAACGTCTACCCGCACGCGCGCCGCAACGGGTACGGCTCGGCGATCCTCGCCGAGGTCGAGGCGCTGGTCGCGCGCGACGGCATGACCCGGCTCGGCCTCAACGTCGTCGCGACGAACCTGGCGGCGATCGCCCTGTACCGCAAGAGCGGTTACGCCGTCTCGACGATGCAGATGTCCAAGGTGCTCGGGTAG
- a CDS encoding AraC family transcriptional regulator translates to MYGYRRVPGVPPVGVVRVHDGHMRPDVVPPLPHAHDFLVLMYLERGGGRVRLDDREWRVETGDVLLVAPGEVVTFVDPELHHADGWSLYFPPDVIEPGDLGAFLSWRAHPLLFPFVRGVAGGAQRLHVPPEQRSAFVAHIAAVEREVLERRDGCNEAAIAHLTLLLVAVSRLAAHISDDLVLRDEPRLAAVFDAIEAGFRGPLTLTDVAARVGLTPGHLTTVVGRKTGRTVQQWITERRMVEARRLLADTELTVEAVGARVGYRDPGYFSRRFRRAHGASPLEWRRAGANAVSETQ, encoded by the coding sequence GTGTACGGCTACCGTCGGGTCCCCGGCGTTCCGCCGGTCGGCGTGGTGCGCGTCCACGACGGCCACATGCGACCGGACGTCGTGCCTCCACTCCCGCACGCCCACGACTTCCTCGTGCTCATGTACCTCGAGCGCGGCGGTGGCCGGGTGCGGCTCGACGACCGCGAGTGGCGGGTCGAGACCGGTGACGTGCTGCTGGTCGCTCCGGGCGAGGTGGTCACGTTCGTCGATCCCGAGCTGCACCACGCCGACGGCTGGTCGCTGTACTTTCCGCCGGACGTGATCGAGCCGGGCGACCTCGGCGCGTTCCTGTCGTGGCGGGCCCATCCGCTGCTCTTCCCGTTCGTGAGGGGGGTGGCGGGCGGGGCGCAGCGGCTGCACGTCCCACCGGAGCAGCGTTCCGCGTTCGTCGCGCACATCGCCGCCGTTGAGCGGGAGGTGCTGGAACGGCGCGACGGGTGCAACGAGGCCGCGATCGCGCACCTCACCCTGCTGCTCGTCGCGGTCTCACGGCTCGCGGCCCACATATCCGACGACCTCGTCCTTCGTGACGAGCCGCGGCTCGCGGCCGTCTTCGATGCGATCGAGGCGGGCTTCCGCGGGCCGTTGACCCTCACGGACGTCGCCGCGAGGGTCGGGCTCACCCCCGGCCACCTCACCACCGTTGTGGGCCGCAAGACCGGACGCACGGTGCAGCAGTGGATCACCGAGCGCCGGATGGTGGAGGCGCGGCGGCTGCTCGCCGATACCGAGCTGACCGTCGAGGCCGTCGGCGCCCGCGTCGGCTACCGCGACCCCGGCTATTTCTCCCGGCGGTTCCGGCGCGCCCACGGCGCTTCACCGCTCGAGTGGCGCCGCGCCGGAGCCAACGCCGTGTCCGAAACCCAGTAA
- a CDS encoding (Fe-S)-binding protein has translation MVVRLVIGLAMTVLALAVSGRRAYWLYTLIKSGQPANDRLQQLNERVKAQFVEVFGQRKLLRWSVPGLAHFFTFWAFVILITVYLEAYGALFDHDFHIPLIGRWPLLGFLQDFIASAALISLGVFSVIRIRNAPDRLARASRFYGSHTGGAWLILFMIFNVLWTMFFFRGASAALGVFPYESGAFVSLAVGQLFSALGLSEGTLFVLESVGLLLHIGVMLVFTVIIAYSKHLHIFTAPLNVSAKRLPKALGPLQPIEHEGKPIDFEDPPDEAAFGRGKVEDFTWKGMLDFATCTECGRCQSQCPAWNTGKPLSPKLVIMDLRDHLLAKAPYIIGGQDAPEEGSIDFSAGLTAHPGHGVPESGFERVPGSGPEQAARPLVGTLEAGGVIDPDVLWSCTTCGACVEQCPVDIEHVDHIVDMRRHQVLIESEFPSELGVLFRNLENKGNPWGQNAKDRLEWTKNLDFEVPVFDGELSADTEYLFWVGCAGAFDDNAKKTVRATAELLHRAGVGYVVLGPEETCTGDPARRSGNEFLFQMLAQQNVEVLNTVFEGREPGTRKIVTTCPHCLNTLGREYPQLDGQYEVVHHTQLLNKLVREGKLVPVATPDAMTDVTYHDPCYLGRHNEVYAEPRELVGAAGVKLAEMPRHADRSFCCGAGGARMWMEEKIGKRVNLERVDEALGTGAEKIATGCPFCRVMFSDGLTQRQSEDKGTGVEILDVSQMLLAAVKRGDATENGHVTDAVDALGAGAPHTADTTPASGTRASGAGDESAVQADPAGDVSVGGASTGGAEPKGARPEGAASDEERPTGR, from the coding sequence GTGGTTGTCAGACTCGTCATCGGACTGGCGATGACAGTTCTCGCCCTGGCGGTGTCGGGCCGCCGCGCCTACTGGCTCTACACGCTGATCAAGTCGGGACAACCGGCGAACGACCGGCTCCAGCAGCTGAACGAGCGGGTCAAAGCGCAGTTCGTCGAGGTGTTCGGCCAGCGGAAGCTGCTGCGGTGGTCGGTGCCCGGACTCGCGCACTTCTTCACGTTCTGGGCCTTCGTGATCTTGATCACGGTGTACCTGGAGGCGTACGGGGCGCTGTTCGACCACGACTTCCACATCCCGCTGATCGGCCGTTGGCCGCTGCTCGGGTTCCTGCAGGACTTCATCGCCTCCGCCGCGCTGATCTCGCTGGGCGTGTTCTCGGTGATCCGCATCCGCAACGCCCCGGACCGGCTGGCCCGGGCGTCGCGGTTCTACGGCTCGCACACCGGCGGCGCGTGGCTGATCCTGTTCATGATCTTCAACGTGCTGTGGACGATGTTCTTCTTCCGCGGCGCATCGGCTGCGCTGGGCGTGTTCCCCTACGAGTCCGGCGCGTTCGTCTCACTGGCCGTCGGGCAGCTGTTCTCCGCGCTGGGTCTTTCGGAGGGCACGCTGTTCGTGCTGGAGAGCGTTGGCCTCCTGCTGCACATCGGCGTGATGCTGGTGTTCACCGTGATCATCGCCTACTCGAAGCACCTGCACATCTTCACCGCCCCGCTCAACGTGTCGGCCAAGCGGCTGCCCAAGGCGTTGGGTCCGCTGCAGCCGATCGAGCACGAGGGCAAGCCGATCGACTTCGAGGACCCGCCGGACGAGGCGGCGTTCGGCCGCGGCAAGGTCGAGGACTTCACCTGGAAGGGCATGCTCGACTTCGCGACCTGCACCGAGTGCGGTCGCTGCCAGAGCCAGTGCCCGGCCTGGAACACCGGCAAGCCACTGTCCCCCAAGCTCGTGATCATGGACCTGCGGGACCACCTGCTCGCCAAGGCGCCCTACATCATCGGCGGCCAGGACGCCCCGGAAGAAGGTTCGATCGACTTCTCCGCCGGCCTGACCGCGCACCCCGGCCACGGGGTCCCCGAGTCCGGGTTCGAGCGCGTACCCGGCTCCGGCCCCGAGCAGGCCGCGCGGCCGCTGGTGGGAACCCTCGAGGCCGGCGGGGTGATCGACCCCGACGTGCTGTGGTCGTGCACCACCTGCGGGGCGTGCGTGGAGCAGTGCCCTGTGGACATCGAGCACGTCGACCACATCGTCGACATGCGCCGCCACCAGGTGCTGATCGAGTCGGAGTTCCCCTCCGAGCTCGGCGTGCTGTTCCGCAACCTGGAGAACAAGGGCAACCCATGGGGGCAGAACGCCAAGGACCGCCTGGAGTGGACCAAGAACCTCGACTTCGAGGTGCCGGTCTTCGACGGCGAGCTGTCCGCCGACACCGAGTACCTGTTCTGGGTCGGCTGCGCCGGCGCGTTCGACGACAACGCGAAGAAGACCGTGCGGGCCACCGCGGAGCTGCTGCACCGGGCCGGCGTTGGCTACGTCGTGCTCGGCCCCGAGGAGACCTGCACCGGTGACCCGGCGCGCCGCTCGGGCAACGAGTTCCTGTTCCAGATGCTCGCCCAGCAGAACGTCGAGGTCCTCAACACGGTCTTCGAGGGACGGGAGCCGGGCACCCGCAAGATCGTCACCACGTGCCCGCACTGCCTCAACACCCTTGGCCGCGAGTACCCGCAGCTGGACGGGCAGTACGAGGTGGTGCACCACACCCAGCTGCTCAACAAGCTGGTGCGCGAGGGCAAGCTGGTGCCGGTCGCGACTCCGGACGCGATGACCGACGTGACCTACCACGACCCGTGCTACCTGGGCCGGCACAACGAGGTCTACGCCGAACCCCGCGAGCTGGTCGGCGCCGCCGGGGTGAAGCTGGCCGAGATGCCCCGCCACGCCGACCGCTCCTTCTGCTGCGGCGCCGGCGGCGCCCGCATGTGGATGGAGGAGAAGATCGGCAAGCGGGTCAACCTCGAACGCGTCGACGAGGCGCTTGGCACCGGCGCCGAGAAGATCGCCACGGGGTGCCCGTTCTGCCGCGTGATGTTCTCCGACGGCCTCACCCAGCGCCAGAGCGAGGACAAGGGCACCGGCGTGGAGATCCTCGACGTCTCACAGATGCTGCTCGCCGCGGTCAAGCGCGGTGACGCCACCGAGAACGGCCACGTCACGGACGCGGTGGACGCGCTCGGCGCAGGGGCGCCGCACACCGCGGACACGACCCCGGCCAGCGGCACGCGCGCGAGCGGCGCGGGGGACGAGTCCGCCGTCCAGGCCGATCCGGCGGGCGATGTCTCCGTCGGCGGCGCGAGCACCGGCGGCGCAGAGCCGAAGGGGGCTCGTCCCGAGGGAGCGGCATCGGACGAGGAGCGCCCTACGGGTCGGTGA